In one window of Camelus bactrianus isolate YW-2024 breed Bactrian camel chromosome 13, ASM4877302v1, whole genome shotgun sequence DNA:
- the DVL1 gene encoding segment polarity protein dishevelled homolog DVL-1 isoform X2 — translation MAETKIIYHMDEEETPYLVKLPVAPERVTLADFKNVLSNRPVHAYKFFFKSMDQDFGVVKEEISDDNAKLPCFNGRVVSWLVLAEGAHSDVGSQGTDGHADLPPPLERTGGIGDSRPPSFHPNVASSRDGMDNETGTESVVSHRRERARRRNREEASRTNGHQRGDRRRDLGLPPDSTSTVLSSELESSSFIDSDEDENTSRLSSSTEQSTSSRLIRKHKRRRRKQRMRQADRASSFSSITDSTMSLNIVTVTLNMERHHFLGISIVGQSNDRGDGGIYIGSIMKGGAVAADGRIEPGDMLLQVNDVNFENMSNDDAVRVLREIVSQTGPISLTVAKCWDPTPRSYFTIPRADPVRPIDPAAWLSHTAALTGALPRYGTSPCSSAITRTSSSSLTSSVPGAPQLEEAPLTVKSDMGAVVRVMQLPDSGLEIRDRMWLKITIANAVIGADVVDWLYTHLEGFKERREARKYASSMLKRGFLRHTVNKITFSEQCYYVFGDLCSNLAALNLNSGSSGASDQDTLAPLPHPAAPWPLGQGYPYQYPGPPPCFPPAYQDPGFSYGSGSAGSQQSEGSKSSGSTRSAGGSSRRALGRSAGAGGSGSESDPTAPSGAGGSGWRERPASQLSRGSSPRSQASAAAPGLPPLHPLTKAYSVVGGPPGGPPVRELAAVPPELTGSRQSFQKAMGNPCEFFVDIM, via the exons ATGGCGGAGACCAAGATTATCTATCACATGGACGAGGAGGAGACGCCGTACCTGGTCAAGCTGCCCGTGGCGCCCGAGCGCGTCACGCTGGCCGACTTTAAGAACGTGCTCAGCAACCGGCCCGTGCACGCCTACAAATTCTTCTTCAAGTCCATGGACCAGGACTTCGG GGTTGTGAAGGAGGAGATCTCCGACGATAATGCCAAGCTGCCCTGCTTCAATGGCCGTGTAGTCTCCTGG CTGGTCCTGGCTGAGGGCGCGCACTCCGACGTGGGGTCTCAGGGCACTGACGGCCACGCAGACCTGCCCCCGCCTCTCGAGCGAACAGGCGGCATTGGGGACTCCCGGCCCCCCTCCTTCCA CCCGAATGTGGCCAGCAGCCGTGATGGGATGGACAATGAGACTGGCACGGAGTCCGTGGTCAGCCACCGGCGGGAGCGAGCCCGACGCCGGAACCGTGAGGAGG CCTCCCGGACCAACGGGCACCAGAGGGGGGACCGGCGCCGGGACCTGGGGCTGCCCCCCGACAGCACATCCACGGTGCTGAGCAGCGAACTGGAGTCCAGCAGCTTCATCGACTCCGACGAGGATGAGAACACCAGCCG GCTGAGCAGCTCCACGGAGCAGAGCACCTCCTCCCGCCTCATCCGGAAGCACAAACgccggcggcggaagcagcgcaTGCGGCAGGCAGACCGG GCCTCCTCCTTCAGCAGCATCACGGACTCCACCATGTCCCTGAACATTGTCACCGTCACGCTCAACATGG AGCGGCACCACTTTCTGGGCATCAGCATCGTGGGCCAGAGCAACGACCGGGGTGACGGTGGCATCTACATCGGCTCCATCATGAAGGGTGGGGCTGTGGCCGCTGACGGACGCATCGAGCCCGGCGACATGCTGCTGCAG GTGAACGATGTCAACTTCGAGAACATGAGTAACGACGATGCGGTGCGGGTGCTGCGGGAGATCGTGTCCCAGACTGG GCCCATCAGCCTCACGGTGGCCAAGTGCTGGGACCCGACCCCACGGAGCTACTTCACCATCCCGAGGG CTGACCCCGTTCGGCCCATCGACCCGGCTGCCTGGCTGTCCCACACGGCGGCGCTGACCGGAGCCCTGCCCCGCTATGGTACGAGCCCTTGCTCCAGCGCCATCACCCGCACCAGCTCCTCCTCACTAACCAGCTCTGTGCCTGGCGCTCCGC agctggaggaggcCCCACTGACGGTGAAGAGTGACATGGGCGCCGTCGTCCGCGTCATGCAGCTGCCGGACTCAGGCTTGGAGATCCGAGACCGCATGTGGCTCAAGATCACCATTGCCAACGCTGTCATCG GGGCGGATGTGGTGGACTGGCTGTACACACACCTGGAGGGCTTCAAGGAGCGGCGGGAGGCACGCAAGTACGCCAGCAGCATGCTGAAGCGGGGCTTCCTGCGGCACACGGTGAACAAGATCACTTTCTCCGAGCAGTGCTACTACGTCTTCGGGGACCTGTGCAGCA atcttgcggccctgaacctcaacaGTGGCTCCAGTGGGGCCTCGGATCAGGACACActggcacccctgccccacccgGCTGCCCCCTGGCCCCTGGGTCAGGGCTACCCCTACCAGTACCCAGGGCCCCCGCCCTGCTTCCCGCCCGCATACCAGGACCCTGGTTTCAGCTACGGCAGCGGCAGCGCTGGGAGTCAGCAGAGTGAAG GAAGCAAAAGCAGTGGGTCCACCCGGAGTGCTGGCGGGAGCAGCCGTCGGGCCCTGGGCCGGTCGGCTGGAGCCGGGGGCAGCGGCAGTGAGTCAGACCCCACAGCGCCAAGTGGGGCAGGCGGCAGTGGCTGGCGGGAGCGTCCGGCTAGCCAGCTCAGCCGGGGCAGCAGCCCACGCAGTCAGGCCTCGGCTGCTGCCCCAGGGCTCCCCCCACTGCACCCCCTGACAAAGGCGTACTCTGTGGTGGGTGGGCCACCTGGGGGGCCGCCTGTCCGGGAGCTGGCCGCTGTCCCCCCAGAGTTGACTGGCAGTCGCCAGTCATTCCAGAAGGCCATGGGGAACCCCTGTGAGTTCTTTGTCGATATCATGTGA